In Crassostrea angulata isolate pt1a10 chromosome 4, ASM2561291v2, whole genome shotgun sequence, one genomic interval encodes:
- the LOC128179822 gene encoding uncharacterized protein LOC128179822 isoform X9, with protein sequence MQEEMSLSKYKSNRGTTHFARIARAILGPCMDVLREVLAKEISPPDLEKKVKDYISQNRKPPISEKQKQLVYSKKYSDFDITLLYFLFRNICSISQHENKWGKDPKPTDKGVSANIERVRILRNEWYGHATDFFLSDSDFEQRWNHISQIVKDLEGNLGTSTKYQDILILLKTCFMDPESIELYIDTLLTDITNLKEGFGELQTDVTNIKEGFGELQTDVTDIKESFGEFQTDVTSLKEDVEEIKKTNEKYSTQVLSLGSPCNLNASTGKQSTVTFPAESQMEKSIFDQWEQDESCFISTNACEEVEKIIKSRNLVIVGGHSGSGKSAIIQHIALKYRKQGWTVRRVTEVKEIVNEYSSSRFQKNKTICVFNDPLGKESFDEILNNSWQRYEEEITTYLKTAKLFMSCRNYIISESRITRYLVQHSDIVDINNDQHKLSKQEKIQILNIYMSSLNLSKEECNRIVKTERYFPLLCKLYSKKKEYLGNIFKFFEEPVTVLEGEISYFKNKNKEKYLALVLLVLFNNKICIGNLLENKEYTEEFKHGLNLCGFNSMAPFEVGNNLDSLNEYLVKKVGDTYHFYHDFVMEVTTHVFGTDYPTETIKYADIGFLRRRVKLGNFDKHDDSFTIYLSDRYIEKLGERLYTELFGERVVDVVLNPCLKNEKVIEVLQKKIAGHPENHYMLLETKKLTIDKQKLDLTSKTVLMNKLEFLELENEVSPLFVLIVFCHTQLSLYCLNFLEQKHTDNSCFSAVCCNGSTELFNYVCKDHAEESFNKTWGDLCHIHIASLFHNYDLLYKLIKEGVHVNKKIDNFGGWTPLMLAAGNDIRENDNYNHRETGAERRDKTVQLLLSNGADINLCDEDGTSPLYIACQNGHDSTVQLLLSNGADINLCDEDGASPLYLACQNGHDSTVQLLLSNGADINLCNINGASPLFIACQNGHNSTVQLLLSNGADINLCLKDGASPLHIACFDGYNRTVQLLLSNGADINLCKKDGASPLYIACQNGHDSTVQLLLSNGADINLCEEDGASPLHIACENGHNRTVQLLLSNGADINLCDEDGASPLYLACQNGHDSTVQLLLSNGADINLCEEDGASPLHKACENGHNRTVQLLLSNGADINLCDEDGTSPLYIACQNGHDSTVQLLLSNGADINLCDEDGASPLYLACQNGHDSTVQLLLSNGADINLCNINGASPLFIACQNGHNSTVQLLLSNGADINLCLKDGASPLHIACFDGYNRTVQLLLSNGADINLCKKDGASPLHIACQNGHDSTVQLLLSNGADINLCEEDGASPLHIACENGHNRTVQLLLSNGADINLCDEDGASPLYLACQNGHDSTVQLLLSNGADINLCLEDGTSPLYRACENGHDSTVQLLLSNGADINLCLKDGASPLYLACQNGHDSTVQLLLSNGADINLCNINGASPLFIACQNGHNSTVQLLLSNGADINLCLKDGASPLHIACFDGYNRTVQLLLSNGADINLCLKDGASPLHIACFDGCNRTVQLLLSNGADINLCDEGGASPLYIACQNGHDSTVQLLLSNGADINLCDEDGASPLYLACQNGHDSTVQLLLSNGADINLCNINGASPLFIACQNGHNSTVQLLLSNGADINLCLKDGASPLNIACFDGYNRTVQLLLSNGADINLCKKDGASPLYIACQNGHDSTVQLLLSNGADINLRNKNGASSLLLACQNGHNSTVQLLLSNGADIYLCDKDGASPLFIACENGHNSTVQLLLSNGADINLCLEDGTSPLFIACENGHNSTVQLLLSNGADINLCLEDGTSPLSIACQNGHDSTVQLLLSNGADINLCDKDGASPLYVACRNRHNSTVQLLLSNGADINLCLEDGASPLFIACQNGHNSTVQLLLSNGADINLCDKVVASPLFKACENGHNSTVQLLLSNGADINLCLEDGTSPLYIACENGRDSTVQLLLNNGTDINLCIEDGTSPLSVACFYGHDSTVQLLLSNGADINLRNKNGATPLYIACQNGHNSTVHHLLSNGADINLCTKDRVSPLIYAFVNRHYETVNILLINGADSSLACGWEVNPALVDCYDKQDCTVVFLLQKGNISNNLYDPDSYFSLFVSCQVERVTRTQYFKNESK encoded by the exons ATGCAAGAGGAGAtgtctttatcaaaatataaatcgAATAGAGGGACTACACATTTTGCTCGAATTGCCCGGGCAATATTAGGTCCCTGCATGGATGTACTGCGCGAAGTTCTCGCAAAAGAGATATCTCCACCTGACTTGGAAAAGAAAGTTAAAGATTACATAAGTCAAAACAGAAAACCTCCtatcagtgaaaaacaaaaacagcttGTTTACAGCAAAAAATACTCTGACTTTGACATTACGTTACTCTATTTCCTCTTTCGTAACATTTGTTCAATTTCTCAACACGAAAACAAATGGGGGAAAGATCCAAAACCAACTGATAAAGGTGTATCAGCAAACATAGAACGAGTTCGTATTTTAAGAAACGAATGGTATGGACATGCTACGGACTTTTTTCTATCGGACTCAGATTTTGAACAAAGATGGAATCATATTTCTCAAATTGTAAAAGATCTGGAAGGTAATCTTGGGACTTCAACCAAGTACCAGGACATCctgattttgttaaaaacttgTTTTATGGACCCTGAATCGATAGAGCTCTACATAGATACATTGTTGACTGATATTACAAATCTGAAAG AGGGCTTTGGAGAGTTACAGACTGATGTAACAAACATAAAAG AGGGCTTTGGAGAGTTACAGACTGATGTTACAGACATAAAAG AGAGTTTTGGAGAGTTTCAAACTGATGTTACAAGTCTGAAAG AGGATGTAGAAGAGATAAAAAAGACAAACGAAAAATATAGTACTCAAG TTCTATCACTtggaagtccgtgcaacctgaatgcctcgaccGGAAAGCAATCAACAGTAACTTTCCCggccg AATCACAGATGGAAAAGTCCATTTTTGACCAATGGGAGCAGGACGaatcttgttttatttcaacaaatgCTTGTGAAGAAgtagaaaaaataatcaaaagcaGGAACCTGGTTATAGTGGGTGGTCACTCAGGATCCGGAAAGTCAGCCATTATTCAACACATCGCACTCAAATACAGAAAGCAGGGCTGGACCGTAAGACGAGTAACGGAGGTAAAAGAAATTGTGAATGAATATTCTTCAAGTCGATTTCAAAAGAATAAAACCATTTGTGTTTTTAATGATCCACTGGGAAAAGAATCCTTTGATGAAATATTGAACAATTCATGGCAAAGATATGAGGAAGAAATAACAACTTACTTAAAGACAGCAAAACTTTTTATGTCATGCAGGAATTACATTATTTCTGAGAGTAGGATAACACGCTATCTCGTTCAGCATTCAGATATCGTAGATATCAATAATGACCAACATAAACTTTCcaaacaagaaaaaatccaaattttgaACATATATATGTCCAGTCTGAATTTATCAAAAGAAGAATGCAATCGTATTGTTAAAACTGAAAGGTATTTTCCGTTACTGTGTAAATTATattcgaaaaaaaaagaatatctaggaaacatattcaaatttttcgaaGAACCTGTTACAGTTTTAGAAGGAGAAATatcttatttcaaaaacaaaaacaaagaaaaatacttaGCTTTAGTTCTTCTTGTTCTTTTTAATAATAAGATTTGCATTGGTAATCTCTTAGAAAACAAAGAATACACCGAAGAGTTTAAACATGGGTTAAACCTCTGCGGATTTAATAGTATGGCACCTTTTGAAGTAGGCAACAATCTTGACTCCCTGAACGAATATTTGGTCAAGAAAGTAGGCGACACGTACCATTTTTATCATGACTTTGTAATGGAAGTTACTACGCATGTGTTTGGAACAGATTATCCCACTGAAACAATAAAATACGCCGATATTGGCTTCCTCAGAAGAAGAGTAAAATTGGGAAATTTTGACAAACACGACGACTCGTTCACTATTTATCTAAGTGACAGATACATTGAGAAACTTGGAGAAAGGCTTTATACTGAACTGTTTGGAGAACGCGTGGTAGATGTCGTACTCAACCCTTGTCtaaagaatgaaaaagtaaTCGAAGTACTGCAAAAAAAGATAGCGGGTCATCCCGAAAATCACTATATGCTACTTGAAACAAAGAAACTtacaattgataaacaaaaactTGATTTGACTTCTAAAACAGTACtaatgaataaacttgaatttcTGGAATTAGAAAATGAAGTATCGCCATTGTTTGTTTTGATTGTATTTTGTCATACACAACTTTCGCTGTATTGCTTGAATTTTCTTGAGCAAAAGCATACCGACAACAGCTGTTTTTCTGCAGTGTGTTGCAATGGTTCAACAGAATTGTTTAATTATGTTTGTAAAGACCACGCAGAAGAATCTTTTAATAAGACATGGGGAGATTTATGCCATATTCACATTGCATCCTTGTTCCACAATTATGACCTACTTTATAAGCTCATTAAGGAAGGTGTACATGTCAATAAAAAGATTGACAATTTCGGTGGTTGGACGCCCCTTATGTTAGCAGCTGGTAACGATATCCGAGAAAACGATAACTATAACCATAGGGAAACAGGTGCAGAACGAAGGGATAaaactgtacaacttttactgagtaatggagcagacattaatttatgtgacgaggacggaaccagtcctctctatatagcttgtcaaaacggacatgatagcactgtacaacttttactgagtaatggagcagacattaatttatgtgacgaggacggagccagtcctctctatttagcttgtcaaaacggacatgatagcactgtacaacttttactgagtaatggagcagacattaatttatgcaacataaacggagccagtcctctctttatagcttgtcaaaacggacataatagcactgtacaacttttactgagtaatggagcagacattaatttatgtctaaaggacggagccagtcctctccatATAGCTTGTTTTGATGGATATAAtcgcactgtacaacttttactgagtaatggagcagacataaATTTATGTAAGAaggacggagccagtcctctctatatagcttgtcaaaacggacatgatagcactgtacaacttttactgagtaatggagcagacattaatttatgtgaggaggacggagccagtcctctccatATAGCTTGTGAAAACGGACACAAtcgcactgtacaacttttactgagtaatggagcagacattaatttatgtgacgaggacggagccagtcctctctatttagcttgtcaaaacggacatgatagcactgtacaacttttactgagtaatggagcagacattaatttatgtgaggaggacggagccagtcctctccatAAAGCTTGTGAAAACGGACATAAtcgcactgtacaacttttactgagtaatggagcagacattaatttatgtgacgaggacggaaccagtcctctctatatagcttgtcaaaacggacatgatagcactgtacaacttttactgagtaatggagcagacattaatttatgtgacgaggacggagccagtcctctctatttagcttgtcaaaacggacatgatagcactgtacaacttttactgagtaatggagcagacattaatttatgcaacataaacggagccagtcctctctttatagcttgtcaaaacggacataatagcactgtacaacttttactgagtaatggagcagacattaatttatgtctaaaggacggagccagtcctctccatATAGCTTGTTTTGATGGATATAAtcgcactgtacaacttttactgagtaatggagcagacattaatttatgtaagaaggacggagccagtcctctccatatagcttgtcaaaacggacatgatagcactgtacaacttttactgagtaatggagcagacattaatttatgtgaggaggacggagccagtcctctccatATAGCTTGTGAAAACGGACACAAtcgcactgtacaacttttactgagtaatggagcagacattaatttatgtgacgaggacggagccagtcctctctatttagcttgtcaaaacggacatgatagcactgtacaacttttactgagtaatggagcagacattaatttatgtctagaggacggaaccagtcctctctatagagcttgtgaaaacggacatgatagcactgtacaacttttactgagtaatggagcagacattaatttatgtctaaaggacggagccagtcctctctatttagcttgtcaaaacggacatgatagcactgtacaacttttactgagtaatggagcagacattaatttatgcaacataaacggagccagtcctctctttatagcttgtcaaaacggacataatagcactgtacaacttttactgagtaatggagcagacattaatttatgtctaaaagacggagccagtcctctccatATAGCTTGTTTTGATGGATATAAtcgcactgtacaacttttactgagtaatggagcagacattaatttatgtctaaaggacggagccagtcctctccatATAGCTTGTTTTGATGGATGTAAtcgcactgtacaacttttactgagtaatggagcagacattaatttatgtgacgagggcggagccagtcctctctatatagcttgtcaaaacggacatgatagcactgtacaacttttactgagtaatggagcagacattaatttatgtgacgaggacggagccagtcctctctatttagcttgtcaaaacggacatgatagcactgtacaacttttactgagtaatggagcagacattaatttatgcaacataaacggagccagtcctctctttatagcttgtcaaaacggacataatagcactgtacaacttttactgagtaatggagcagacattaatttatgtctaaaggacggagccagtcctctcaaTATAGCTTGTTTTGATGGATATAAtcgcactgtacaacttttactgagtaatggagcagacattaatttatgtaagaaggacggagccagtcctctctatatagcttgtcaaaacggacatgatagcactgtacaacttttactgagtaatggagcagacattaatttgcGCAACAAAAACGGAGCCAGTTCTCTCCTtttagcttgtcaaaacggacataatagcactgtacaacttttactgagtaatggagcagacatttaTTTATGTGACAaggacggagccagtcctctctttatagcttgtgaaaacggacataatagcactgtacaacttttactgagtaatggagcagacattaatttatgtctagaggacggaaccagtcctctctttatagcttgtgaaaacggacataatagcactgtacaacttttactgagtaatggagcagacattaatttatgtctagaggacggaaccagtcctctctctatagcttgtcaaaacggacatgatagcactgtacaacttttactgagtaatggagcagacattaatttatgtgacaaggacggagccagtcctctctatgtAGCTTGTCGAAACAGACataatagcactgtacaacttttactgagtaatggagcagacattaatttatgtctagaggacggagccagtcctctctttatagcttgtcaaaacggacataatagcactgtacaacttttactgagtaatggagcagacattaatttatgtgacaAGGTCGTAGCCAGTCCTCTCTTTAAAGCTTGTGAAAACGGACataatagcactgtacaacttttactgagtaatggagcagacattaatttatgtctagaggacggaaccagtcctctctatatagcttgtgaaaacggacgtgatagcactgtacaacttttactgaataATGGcacagacattaatttatgtatagAGGACGGAACCAGTCCTCTTTCTGTAGCTTGTTTttacggacatgatagcactgtacaacttttactgagtaatggagcagacattaatttgcGCAACAAAAACGGAGCCactcctctctatatagcttgtcaaaacggacataaTAGCACTGTACATcatttactgagtaatggagcagacattaatctATGTACGAAAGACAGAGTCAGCCCTCTTATTTATGCTTTTGTGAATAGACATTACGAAACTGTTAATATTTTACTCATCAACGGTGCAGACTCTAGCCTGGCTTGTGGATGGGAAGTCAATCCCGCCTTGGTTGATTGCTATGATAAACAAGACTGCACAGTTGTATTTTTACTACAAAAAGGCAACATTTCAAATAACTTGTATGACCCGGATTCGTATTTTTCTCTGTTTGTATCATGTCAGGTAGAAAGAGTGACAAGAACACAATATTTTAAGAACGAGTCTAAATAA